A stretch of Aedes aegypti strain LVP_AGWG chromosome 2, AaegL5.0 Primary Assembly, whole genome shotgun sequence DNA encodes these proteins:
- the LOC110676834 gene encoding T-box protein H15-like, producing the protein MHRYQPRIHLVRLGPGQNISTTPKELQEVDHKTYVFPETIFTAVTAYQNQLITKLKIDSNPFAKGFRDSSRLTDFDR; encoded by the coding sequence ATGCACCGCTACCAGCCGCGCATCCATCTGGTGCGGCTCGGGCCGGGCCAAAACATTTCCACCACGCCAAAGGAGCTGCAGGAAGTCGACCACAAGACGTACGTCTTTCCGGAGACGATCTTCACCGCCGTGACGGCGTACCAGAACCAGCTCATCACCAAGCTCAAGATCGACTCGAACCCGTTCGCCAAAGGCTTCCGAGACTCGTCCCGGCTGACCGACTTCGATAGGTGA